A part of Tigriopus californicus strain San Diego chromosome 10, Tcal_SD_v2.1, whole genome shotgun sequence genomic DNA contains:
- the LOC131889483 gene encoding dynamin-like isoform X2, whose protein sequence is MAAGNHGMESLIPIINRMQDAFTQLGVPMVIDLPQIAVVGGQSAGKSSVLENFVGRDFLPRGSGIVTRRPLILQLINAPNEYGEFLHCKGKKFMDFGAIMKEIEDETDRMTGSNKGISNLPINLRVYSPHVLNITLIDLPGLTKIPVGDQPHDIDQQIREMIMTYIQKDTCLILAVTPANIDIATSDALMVAKYADPDGLRTIGVLTKLDLMDDGTDAREVLENKFLPLRRGYVGVINRSQKDIEGKKDIKAAMAAERKFFLSHPSYRNMADRLGSPYLQKVLNQQLTNHIRETLPSLRDRLQKQYLSLEKEVEQYKYFRPDDPAIKTKAMLQSIQQLQQDFERSIEGSGSAAVNTLELSGGAKINRLFHERFPYEIVRMEFDEKELRREIAFAIRNIHGIRVGLFTPDMAFEAIVTKQIARLKEPSIKCVDLVVQELTNVIRMVSEKMNRYPRLREETERIITTYIREKEQRCKDQICMLIECELAYMNTNHEDFIGFANAQNTNQNSEKTGRKLGNQVIRKGYMSIHNLGIMKGGSRDYWFVLTSESLSWFKDDEEKDKKFMLPLDSLKLRDIEAGFMSRRHMFAIYNPENRNVYKDFKTLELSCETQDEVDSWKASFLRAGVYPEKTSELNNGDGEEGSRSQEASLGSVDPQLERQVETIRNLVDSYMKIVTKTCRDLVPKTVMYLMINDVKNFINSELLAQLYATGDTHSMMEESADEALKREEMLRQYHACKEALKIIGDVSMATVSTPAPPPVKNWMPAPSSHTSSSSSGGGGGGSGGGGGSGGGGNSGNGGGGGISQAPPSPGGGPRRNPPPVSRQPPQPPRAAPAAPGGRAPPSAPGRAAGLPPPMIPTRWVKASSLKDSSSSSNEDDTSNTLEVKKETIIKGVVIKSIVCHPKGTKNKSMAPSPPRGGTPPPPIPPQKSKSVTFGSSASNSKSPMSPQSVPKVKKSFSRASCLIRAKPKAPPIPTPRPKSSALSD, encoded by the exons ATGGCAGCGGGCAATCATGGGATGGAGTCCCTCATCCCTATTATTAATCGCATGCAAGATGCCTTTACACAACTCGGGGTGCCCATGGTCATTGATCTGCCGCAAATTGCGGTGGTGGGTGGTCAATCAGCGGGTAAATCATCCGTCTTGGAAAATTTCGTGGGAAG GGATTTCCTTCCCCGAGGCTCGGGCATCGTGACTCGACGACCTCTCATTTTGCAACTCATCAATGCGCCCAACGAGTATGGCGAATTTCTTCATTGCAAGGGCAAGAAGTTCATGGATTTTGGCGCCATCATGAAGGAAATCGAGGATGAAACCGATCGCATGACGGGCTCGAACAAGGGCATTTCTAACCTTCCCATAAACTTGAGAGTGTATTCGCCTCATG TGCTTAATATTACCCTCATTGACTTGCCCGGATTGACAAAAATCCCGGTAGGCGATCAACCCCACGATATTGATCAGCAAATCCGAGAAATGATCATGACTTACATTCAAAAAGACACGTGCTTGATCCTGGCCGTAACCCCCGCCAATATCGATATTGCCACGTCGGATGCACTAATGGTGGCCAAATACGCCGATCCGGACG GTCTTCGAACCATTGGTGTGTTGACAAAGCTGGACTTGATGGACGACGGTACGGATGCCAGAGAGGTCTTGGAAAACAAATTCCTGCCTCTAAGACGAGGATATGTAGGCGTCATCAATCGGTCTCAAAAGGATATCGAGGGCAAAAAAGATATCAAAGCCGCCATGGCAGCAGAGAGGAAGTTTTTCCTAAG TCATCCCTCATACCGTAACATGGCGGACCGTCTGGGCTCACCTTACTTGCAGAAAGTTCTCAATCAACAACTCACCAACCACATCCGTGAGACACTTCCGAGTCTCCGGGATCGCCTTCAAAAGCAGTACTTATCTCTAGAGAAGGAAGTGGAGCAATACAAATACTTCAGACCAGATGATCCAGCCATCAAAACCAAAGCGATGCTACA GAGTATTCAACAATTGCAACAAGATTTCGAACGATCCATTGAAGGCAGTGGTTCGGCGGCAGTCAACACATTGGAATTGAGCGGAGGAGCTAAGATCAACCGTTTGTTCCACGAACGCTTCCCATATGAAATCGTTCGAATGGAGTTCGATGAGAAGGAATTAAGGCGCGAAATTGCCTTTGCTATCCGGAATATACACG GTATTCGCGTGGGTCTCTTTACGCCTGATATGGCTTTTGAAGCCATTGTAACTAAGCAAATAGCCAGGTTGAAAGAGCCTAGCATTAAATGTGTGGATCTCGTGGTACAAGAATTAACCAATGTGATCCGAATGGTCTCAGAAAAG ATGAATCGTTACCCTCGTCTTCGCGAAGAAACCGAGCGGATTATTACTACCTACATTCGAGAAAAGGAGCAACGATGTAAAGATCAGATTTGCATGCTGATTGAATGCGAGCTGGCTTATATGAACACCAACCACGAAGATTTCATTGGATTTGCCAA tGCGCAAAATACCAATCAAAACTCTGAGAAAACCGGTAGAAAATTGGGCAATCAGGTCATTCGAAAAGGCTACATGTCCATCCACAACTTGGGTATCATGAAAGGTGGATCTCGAGATTATTGGTTCGTTTTGACATCGGAATCTCTCTCTTGGTTCAAGGATGACGAG GAGAAAGATAAGAAGTTCATGCTCCCGCTGGACAGTTTGAAATTGCGGGATATTGAAGCCGGGTTCATGTCCAGGCGTCACATGTTTGCGATATACAACCCGGAAAACAGGAACGTGTACAAGGACTTCAAGACCCTTGAATTGTCTTGCGAGACTCAGGATGAAGTGGATTCGTGGAAAGCGTCCTTTTTGAGGGCTGGAGTTTATCCTGAGAAGACTTCCGAGCTCAACAACGGCGACGGAGAA GAAGGCAGCCGG AGCCAAGAAGCCTCACTCGGGTCTGTTGATCCACAATTGGAGCGCCAAGTTGAAACCATCCGTAATCTCGTGGATTCTTACATGAAAATTGTAACAAAGACGTGCCGGGACCTCGTACCAAAGACTGTCATGTATCTTATGATCAATGATGTGAAGAATTTCATCAACAGCGAACTCCTCGCTCAGCTTTACGCGACTGGAGACACG CATTCCATGATGGAAGAGAGTGCTGACGAAGCTCTTAAACGAGAAGAGATGTTGAGACAATACCATGCTTGCAAAGAGGCTCTGAAGATCATTGGTGATGTGTCCATGGCCACGGTGAGCACACCGGCTCCTCCTCCCGTAAAGAACTGGATGCCAGCGCCCAGCTCGCACACATCCTCTTCGTCTAGTGGGGGTGGCGGAGGAGGTAGTGGCGGCGGAGGAGGTAGTGGAGGTGGGGGTAATAGTGGAAATGGTGGGGGAGGGGGAATTTCCCAAGCTCCACCTTCACCCGGTGGAGGCCCGAGGCGAAATCCGCCTCCAGTGTCTAGGCAGCCTCCACAGCCCCCAAGGGCGGCTCCTGCCGCTCCAGGAGGTCGAGCTCCTCCCTCTGCACCTGGTCGAGCTGCCGGACTCCCGCCTCCGATGATTCCAAC TCGCTGGGTGAAGGCctcatctttgaaagattcttcttcctcctccaacGAGGACGACACTTCCAACACTCTCGAAGTCAAGAAAGAGACCATTATCAAGGGCGTCGTAATCAAAAGCATTGTGTGCCACCCCAAAGGCACCAAGAATAAGTCCATGGCACCCTCTCCACCCAGGGGGGGAACGCCTCCACCCCCCATTCCacctcaaaagagcaaatccGTCACTTTTGGGAGCTCAGCGTCCAATTCCAAGTCGCCCATGTCCCCTCAGTCTGTgcccaaagtgaaaaaatcCTTCTCACGAGCCTCGTGCCTTATTCGAGCCAAGCCCAAAGCCCCGCCCATTCCTACCCCTCGCCCCAAAAGCAGCGCTTTGTCAGACTGA
- the LOC131889483 gene encoding dynamin-like isoform X7, translating to MAAGNHGMESLIPIINRMQDAFTQLGVPMVIDLPQIAVVGGQSAGKSSVLENFVGRDFLPRGSGIVTRRPLILQLINAPNEYGEFLHCKGKKFMDFGAIMKEIEDETDRMTGSNKGISNLPINLRVYSPHVLNITLIDLPGLTKIPVGDQPHDIDQQIREMIMTYIQKDTCLILAVTPANIDIATSDALMVAKYADPDGLRTIGVLTKLDLMDDGTDAREVLENKFLPLRRGYVGVINRSQKDIEGKKDIKAAMAAERKFFLSHPSYRNMADRLGSPYLQKVLNQQLTNHIRETLPSLRDRLQKQYLSLEKEVEQYKYFRPDDPAIKTKAMLQSIQQLQQDFERSIEGSGSAAVNTLELSGGAKINRLFHERFPYEIVRMEFDEKELRREIAFAIRNIHGIRVGLFTPDMAFEAIVTKQIARLKEPSIKCVDLVVQELTNVIRMVSEKMNRYPRLREETERIITTYIREKEQRCKDQICMLIECELAYMNTNHEDFIGFANAQNTNQNSEKTGRKLGNQVIRKGYMSIHNLGIMKGGSRDYWFVLTSESLSWFKDDEEKDKKFMLPLDSLKLRDIEAGFMSRRHMFAIYNPENRNVYKDFKTLELSCETQDEVDSWKASFLRAGVYPEKTSELNNGDGESQEASLGSVDPQLERQVETIRNLVDSYMKIVTKTCRDLVPKTVMYLMINDVKNFINSELLAQLYATGDTHSMMEESADEALKREEMLRQYHACKEALKIIGDVSMATVSTPAPPPVKNWMPAPSSHTSSSSSGGGGGGSGGGGGSGGGGNSGNGGGGGISQAPPSPGGGPRRNPPPVSRQPPQPPRAAPAAPGGRAPPSAPGRAAGLPPPMIPTRWVKASSLKDSSSSSNEDDTSNTLEVKKETIIKGVVIKSIVCHPKGTKNKSMAPSPPRGGTPPPPIPPQKSKSVTFGSSASNSKSPMSPQSVPKVKKSFSRASCLIRAKPKAPPIPTPRPKSSALSD from the exons ATGGCAGCGGGCAATCATGGGATGGAGTCCCTCATCCCTATTATTAATCGCATGCAAGATGCCTTTACACAACTCGGGGTGCCCATGGTCATTGATCTGCCGCAAATTGCGGTGGTGGGTGGTCAATCAGCGGGTAAATCATCCGTCTTGGAAAATTTCGTGGGAAG GGATTTCCTTCCCCGAGGCTCGGGCATCGTGACTCGACGACCTCTCATTTTGCAACTCATCAATGCGCCCAACGAGTATGGCGAATTTCTTCATTGCAAGGGCAAGAAGTTCATGGATTTTGGCGCCATCATGAAGGAAATCGAGGATGAAACCGATCGCATGACGGGCTCGAACAAGGGCATTTCTAACCTTCCCATAAACTTGAGAGTGTATTCGCCTCATG TGCTTAATATTACCCTCATTGACTTGCCCGGATTGACAAAAATCCCGGTAGGCGATCAACCCCACGATATTGATCAGCAAATCCGAGAAATGATCATGACTTACATTCAAAAAGACACGTGCTTGATCCTGGCCGTAACCCCCGCCAATATCGATATTGCCACGTCGGATGCACTAATGGTGGCCAAATACGCCGATCCGGACG GTCTTCGAACCATTGGTGTGTTGACAAAGCTGGACTTGATGGACGACGGTACGGATGCCAGAGAGGTCTTGGAAAACAAATTCCTGCCTCTAAGACGAGGATATGTAGGCGTCATCAATCGGTCTCAAAAGGATATCGAGGGCAAAAAAGATATCAAAGCCGCCATGGCAGCAGAGAGGAAGTTTTTCCTAAG TCATCCCTCATACCGTAACATGGCGGACCGTCTGGGCTCACCTTACTTGCAGAAAGTTCTCAATCAACAACTCACCAACCACATCCGTGAGACACTTCCGAGTCTCCGGGATCGCCTTCAAAAGCAGTACTTATCTCTAGAGAAGGAAGTGGAGCAATACAAATACTTCAGACCAGATGATCCAGCCATCAAAACCAAAGCGATGCTACA GAGTATTCAACAATTGCAACAAGATTTCGAACGATCCATTGAAGGCAGTGGTTCGGCGGCAGTCAACACATTGGAATTGAGCGGAGGAGCTAAGATCAACCGTTTGTTCCACGAACGCTTCCCATATGAAATCGTTCGAATGGAGTTCGATGAGAAGGAATTAAGGCGCGAAATTGCCTTTGCTATCCGGAATATACACG GTATTCGCGTGGGTCTCTTTACGCCTGATATGGCTTTTGAAGCCATTGTAACTAAGCAAATAGCCAGGTTGAAAGAGCCTAGCATTAAATGTGTGGATCTCGTGGTACAAGAATTAACCAATGTGATCCGAATGGTCTCAGAAAAG ATGAATCGTTACCCTCGTCTTCGCGAAGAAACCGAGCGGATTATTACTACCTACATTCGAGAAAAGGAGCAACGATGTAAAGATCAGATTTGCATGCTGATTGAATGCGAGCTGGCTTATATGAACACCAACCACGAAGATTTCATTGGATTTGCCAA tGCGCAAAATACCAATCAAAACTCTGAGAAAACCGGTAGAAAATTGGGCAATCAGGTCATTCGAAAAGGCTACATGTCCATCCACAACTTGGGTATCATGAAAGGTGGATCTCGAGATTATTGGTTCGTTTTGACATCGGAATCTCTCTCTTGGTTCAAGGATGACGAG GAGAAAGATAAGAAGTTCATGCTCCCGCTGGACAGTTTGAAATTGCGGGATATTGAAGCCGGGTTCATGTCCAGGCGTCACATGTTTGCGATATACAACCCGGAAAACAGGAACGTGTACAAGGACTTCAAGACCCTTGAATTGTCTTGCGAGACTCAGGATGAAGTGGATTCGTGGAAAGCGTCCTTTTTGAGGGCTGGAGTTTATCCTGAGAAGACTTCCGAGCTCAACAACGGCGACGGAGAA AGCCAAGAAGCCTCACTCGGGTCTGTTGATCCACAATTGGAGCGCCAAGTTGAAACCATCCGTAATCTCGTGGATTCTTACATGAAAATTGTAACAAAGACGTGCCGGGACCTCGTACCAAAGACTGTCATGTATCTTATGATCAATGATGTGAAGAATTTCATCAACAGCGAACTCCTCGCTCAGCTTTACGCGACTGGAGACACG CATTCCATGATGGAAGAGAGTGCTGACGAAGCTCTTAAACGAGAAGAGATGTTGAGACAATACCATGCTTGCAAAGAGGCTCTGAAGATCATTGGTGATGTGTCCATGGCCACGGTGAGCACACCGGCTCCTCCTCCCGTAAAGAACTGGATGCCAGCGCCCAGCTCGCACACATCCTCTTCGTCTAGTGGGGGTGGCGGAGGAGGTAGTGGCGGCGGAGGAGGTAGTGGAGGTGGGGGTAATAGTGGAAATGGTGGGGGAGGGGGAATTTCCCAAGCTCCACCTTCACCCGGTGGAGGCCCGAGGCGAAATCCGCCTCCAGTGTCTAGGCAGCCTCCACAGCCCCCAAGGGCGGCTCCTGCCGCTCCAGGAGGTCGAGCTCCTCCCTCTGCACCTGGTCGAGCTGCCGGACTCCCGCCTCCGATGATTCCAAC TCGCTGGGTGAAGGCctcatctttgaaagattcttcttcctcctccaacGAGGACGACACTTCCAACACTCTCGAAGTCAAGAAAGAGACCATTATCAAGGGCGTCGTAATCAAAAGCATTGTGTGCCACCCCAAAGGCACCAAGAATAAGTCCATGGCACCCTCTCCACCCAGGGGGGGAACGCCTCCACCCCCCATTCCacctcaaaagagcaaatccGTCACTTTTGGGAGCTCAGCGTCCAATTCCAAGTCGCCCATGTCCCCTCAGTCTGTgcccaaagtgaaaaaatcCTTCTCACGAGCCTCGTGCCTTATTCGAGCCAAGCCCAAAGCCCCGCCCATTCCTACCCCTCGCCCCAAAAGCAGCGCTTTGTCAGACTGA
- the LOC131889483 gene encoding dynamin-like isoform X10, with amino-acid sequence MAAGNHGMESLIPIINRMQDAFTQLGVPMVIDLPQIAVVGGQSAGKSSVLENFVGRDFLPRGSGIVTRRPLILQLINAPNEYGEFLHCKGKKFMDFGAIMKEIEDETDRMTGSNKGISNLPINLRVYSPHVLNITLIDLPGLTKIPVGDQPHDIDQQIREMIMTYIQKDTCLILAVTPANIDIATSDALMVAKYADPDGLRTIGVLTKLDLMDDGTDAREVLENKFLPLRRGYVGVINRSQKDIEGKKDIKAAMAAERKFFLSHPSYRNMADRLGSPYLQKVLNQQLTNHIRETLPSLRDRLQKQYLSLEKEVEQYKYFRPDDPAIKTKAMLQSIQQLQQDFERSIEGSGSAAVNTLELSGGAKINRLFHERFPYEIVRMEFDEKELRREIAFAIRNIHGVRIGLFTPGQAFEVVARKQISCLREPATKVVGLVTEEMQKILVEGLAKMNRYPRLREETERIITTYIREKEQRCKDQICMLIECELAYMNTNHEDFIGFANAQNTNQNSEKTGRKLGNQVIRKGYMSIHNLGIMKGGSRDYWFVLTSESLSWFKDDEEKDKKFMLPLDSLKLRDIEAGFMSRRHMFAIYNPENRNVYKDFKTLELSCETQDEVDSWKASFLRAGVYPEKTSELNNGDGEEGSRSQEASLGSVDPQLERQVETIRNLVDSYMKIVTKTCRDLVPKTVMYLMINDVKNFINSELLAQLYATGDTHSMMEESADEALKREEMLRQYHACKEALKIIGDVSMATVSTPAPPPVKNWMPAPSSHTSSSSSGGGGGGSGGGGGSGGGGNSGNGGGGGISQAPPSPGGGPRRNPPPVSRQPPQPPRAAPAAPGGRAPPSAPGRAAGLPPPMIPTRR; translated from the exons ATGGCAGCGGGCAATCATGGGATGGAGTCCCTCATCCCTATTATTAATCGCATGCAAGATGCCTTTACACAACTCGGGGTGCCCATGGTCATTGATCTGCCGCAAATTGCGGTGGTGGGTGGTCAATCAGCGGGTAAATCATCCGTCTTGGAAAATTTCGTGGGAAG GGATTTCCTTCCCCGAGGCTCGGGCATCGTGACTCGACGACCTCTCATTTTGCAACTCATCAATGCGCCCAACGAGTATGGCGAATTTCTTCATTGCAAGGGCAAGAAGTTCATGGATTTTGGCGCCATCATGAAGGAAATCGAGGATGAAACCGATCGCATGACGGGCTCGAACAAGGGCATTTCTAACCTTCCCATAAACTTGAGAGTGTATTCGCCTCATG TGCTTAATATTACCCTCATTGACTTGCCCGGATTGACAAAAATCCCGGTAGGCGATCAACCCCACGATATTGATCAGCAAATCCGAGAAATGATCATGACTTACATTCAAAAAGACACGTGCTTGATCCTGGCCGTAACCCCCGCCAATATCGATATTGCCACGTCGGATGCACTAATGGTGGCCAAATACGCCGATCCGGACG GTCTTCGAACCATTGGTGTGTTGACAAAGCTGGACTTGATGGACGACGGTACGGATGCCAGAGAGGTCTTGGAAAACAAATTCCTGCCTCTAAGACGAGGATATGTAGGCGTCATCAATCGGTCTCAAAAGGATATCGAGGGCAAAAAAGATATCAAAGCCGCCATGGCAGCAGAGAGGAAGTTTTTCCTAAG TCATCCCTCATACCGTAACATGGCGGACCGTCTGGGCTCACCTTACTTGCAGAAAGTTCTCAATCAACAACTCACCAACCACATCCGTGAGACACTTCCGAGTCTCCGGGATCGCCTTCAAAAGCAGTACTTATCTCTAGAGAAGGAAGTGGAGCAATACAAATACTTCAGACCAGATGATCCAGCCATCAAAACCAAAGCGATGCTACA GAGTATTCAACAATTGCAACAAGATTTCGAACGATCCATTGAAGGCAGTGGTTCGGCGGCAGTCAACACATTGGAATTGAGCGGAGGAGCTAAGATCAACCGTTTGTTCCACGAACGCTTCCCATATGAAATCGTTCGAATGGAGTTCGATGAGAAGGAATTAAGGCGCGAAATTGCCTTTGCTATCCGGAATATACACG GAGTGCGGATTGGATTATTTACTCCCGGCCAAGCTTTCGAGGTTGTGGCGCGGAAGCAGATTTCTTGTCTCCGGGAACCCGCTACGAAAGTCGTGGGATTGGTCACCGAAGAAATGCAGAAAATCCTTGTTGAAGGCCTGGCCAAG ATGAATCGTTACCCTCGTCTTCGCGAAGAAACCGAGCGGATTATTACTACCTACATTCGAGAAAAGGAGCAACGATGTAAAGATCAGATTTGCATGCTGATTGAATGCGAGCTGGCTTATATGAACACCAACCACGAAGATTTCATTGGATTTGCCAA tGCGCAAAATACCAATCAAAACTCTGAGAAAACCGGTAGAAAATTGGGCAATCAGGTCATTCGAAAAGGCTACATGTCCATCCACAACTTGGGTATCATGAAAGGTGGATCTCGAGATTATTGGTTCGTTTTGACATCGGAATCTCTCTCTTGGTTCAAGGATGACGAG GAGAAAGATAAGAAGTTCATGCTCCCGCTGGACAGTTTGAAATTGCGGGATATTGAAGCCGGGTTCATGTCCAGGCGTCACATGTTTGCGATATACAACCCGGAAAACAGGAACGTGTACAAGGACTTCAAGACCCTTGAATTGTCTTGCGAGACTCAGGATGAAGTGGATTCGTGGAAAGCGTCCTTTTTGAGGGCTGGAGTTTATCCTGAGAAGACTTCCGAGCTCAACAACGGCGACGGAGAA GAAGGCAGCCGG AGCCAAGAAGCCTCACTCGGGTCTGTTGATCCACAATTGGAGCGCCAAGTTGAAACCATCCGTAATCTCGTGGATTCTTACATGAAAATTGTAACAAAGACGTGCCGGGACCTCGTACCAAAGACTGTCATGTATCTTATGATCAATGATGTGAAGAATTTCATCAACAGCGAACTCCTCGCTCAGCTTTACGCGACTGGAGACACG CATTCCATGATGGAAGAGAGTGCTGACGAAGCTCTTAAACGAGAAGAGATGTTGAGACAATACCATGCTTGCAAAGAGGCTCTGAAGATCATTGGTGATGTGTCCATGGCCACGGTGAGCACACCGGCTCCTCCTCCCGTAAAGAACTGGATGCCAGCGCCCAGCTCGCACACATCCTCTTCGTCTAGTGGGGGTGGCGGAGGAGGTAGTGGCGGCGGAGGAGGTAGTGGAGGTGGGGGTAATAGTGGAAATGGTGGGGGAGGGGGAATTTCCCAAGCTCCACCTTCACCCGGTGGAGGCCCGAGGCGAAATCCGCCTCCAGTGTCTAGGCAGCCTCCACAGCCCCCAAGGGCGGCTCCTGCCGCTCCAGGAGGTCGAGCTCCTCCCTCTGCACCTGGTCGAGCTGCCGGACTCCCGCCTCCGATGATTCCAAC ACGTCGCTAA